One segment of Panicum virgatum strain AP13 chromosome 3K, P.virgatum_v5, whole genome shotgun sequence DNA contains the following:
- the LOC120699486 gene encoding cyclin-T1-4-like isoform X2 gives MFLAGKVEETPRPLKDVIVVSYELIHKKDPNAVQRIKQQKEIYDKQKELILLGERVVLVTLGFDLNIHHAYKPLVEAIRKFKVVQKSALPQVAWNFVNDGLRTSLCLQFEPHHIAAGAIFLAAKFLKMKLPAEGDKIWWQDFDVTPRQLEEVSNQMLELYEQNRTPQAQPSQGSEAEASSAGVRNQHSSVKSEGNSKEPSAKLSNMQHSSLTGAPGLHDVRHLYSDKHISGHKMPQNDNGNHGGSKDRSSKSGIKSDAVMDRSHHDKKFSPGHHYSKSSHEFRNQMEEDKPHRSHDNSNETRDGVLGGNEAPGVSSSRMDAMNKIDKDKVKAAMEKRRKSKGGVAANVNVMDDDDLLERELEHGVELAVEDKKIKQEEQTLSHDSMPPADLQHVDHVMENGHHGEKSVPTTAEDGEFPRDSKEQQPQSFDKRTDDSENKSQQVDHTLKHKGHDDAHLAGRFEQDGRDDYKRPKLEGVLDNKV, from the exons GAAATATATGATAAACAAAAAGAACTTATTTTACTTGGGGAGCGAGTTGTACTTGTAACACTTGGGTTTGACCTGAATATTCATCATGCTTACAAGCCCTTGGTTGAAGCAATAAGGAAATTCAAAGTTGTTCAAAAAAGTGCACTTCCTCAGGTTGCCTGGAATTTCGTAAATGATGG GCTGCGTACTTCGCTTTGCCTGCAATTCGAGCCTCATCATATTGCAGCAGGTGCCATCTTTTTGGCTGCTAAATTTCTCAAAATGAAGCTTCCAGCTGAGGGTGATAAAATTTGGTGGCAGGATTTCGATGTCACACCACGTCAGCTTGAAG AGGTAAGCAATCAAATGTTGGAGTTGTATGAGCAAAACCGTACGCCACAGGCACAACCATCACAGGGAAGTGAAGCTGAAGCGAGTTCTGCTGGTGTGCGCAATCAACATTCATCTGTAAAATCTGAAGGAAACTCTAAGGAACCATCTGCCAAACTGTCAAATATGCAGCATTCTTCCTTGACAGGTGCTCCAGGTCTTCATGATGTTCGACACTTGTATTCAGACAAGCATATTTCTGGCCATAAAATGCCTCAAAATGACAATGGTAACCATGGTGGCAGCAAAGATAGGAGCAGCAAGAGTGGAATTAAATCTGATGCTGTTATGGACAGGTCACATCATGACAAAAAATTCTCCCCAGGACATCATTATTCCAAGTCCAGTCACGAGTTCCGTAATCAAATGGAAGAAGACAAGCCACATCGATCACATGATAATTCTAATGAAACAAGAGATGGTGTTCTTGGTGGCAATGAAGCTCCTGGTGTGTCATCATCAAGGATGGATGCGATGAATAAAATTGACAAGGATAAGGTAAAAGCAGCAATGGAGAAGCGAAGAAAATCAAAAGGTGGAGTTGCTGCAAATGTTAATGTGATGGATGATGATGATCTACTTGAGAGAGAGCTAGAACATGGTGTTGAATTGGCTGTTGAGGACAAGAAGATCAAGCAGGAAGAGCAGACTTTGTCCCATGATAGCATGCCACCAGCAGATCTTCAACATGTTGACCATGTAATGGAGAATGGTCACCATGGTGAGAAGAGCGTGCCAACAACTGCTGAAGATGGGGAGTTTCCAAGGGACAGTAAAGAACAACAGCCTCAATCATTTGATAAACGAACTGATGATTCTGAGAACAAGTCCCAGCAGGTTGATCACACATTGAAGCACAAGGGCCACGATGATGCTCACCTTGCTGGAAGATTTGAGCAGGATGGACGAGATGACTATAAAAGGCCTAAGCTTGAAGGCGTACTTGATAACAAAGTGTGA